A DNA window from Vigna angularis cultivar LongXiaoDou No.4 chromosome 1, ASM1680809v1, whole genome shotgun sequence contains the following coding sequences:
- the LOC108322705 gene encoding uncharacterized protein LOC108322705 → MWFVYVCEEEEKELGRQQAPGSCPYCGAKVQAMDVEIQSKLCFLPLCFKIKRKYFCTHCARRLELYY, encoded by the coding sequence ATGTGGTTCGTGTACGTTTGcgaagaggaagagaaggaaCTCGGAAGACAACAAGCCCCTGGTTCCTGTCCCTACTGTGGAGCCAAAGTTCAAGCCATGGATGTTGAGATCCAGTCCAAGCTCTGCTTCTTGCCCCTCTGCTTCAAGATCAAGAGAAAGTACTTCTGTACCCACTGCGCCAGGCGTTTAGAGCTCTATTACTGA